The Mytilus galloprovincialis chromosome 4, xbMytGall1.hap1.1, whole genome shotgun sequence genome contains a region encoding:
- the LOC143072572 gene encoding putative SERF-like protein: MTRGNQRDLARAKAAKKQQDLQKQKKSSEKGANKGLTLEERRHRDAEIMRLKQEKKAGGAQGGGEQGATGGK, encoded by the exons ATGACCA GAGGAAATCAGAGAGATCTTGCACGTGCAAAAGCTGCAAAGAAACAACAAGATCTGCAAAAACAAAAGAAGAGTTCAGAAAAGGGTGCCAACAAAGGATTAACTTTAGAGGAACGCCGCCATAG ggaTGCAGAGATAATGAGACTAAAACAGGAAAAGAAAGCTGGTGGTGCTCAAGGTGGTGGTGAACAAGGTGCTACAGGAGGAAAGTAA